The genomic interval AAaagggatattttgaagaatgtttgtaaccaagcagcTTGTTTTAAGTCTGGTGTGTGTACAGAGAAGCTGCCACACACTAATCTACTAGAATTTAGAAATGAAATTAGTTCATGGTCTCTCTCTCAGCGCATTGGTTTGTATGTGCCATAGATTCATGTCCATCCTCCAGTATATGTTAGCAGCCAAATACATGCTCTTTCTGATTTGGAGAGGTAGGAATCCTACAGCACCTCTACAGACAGGACTACATCAGCGTAATCCAGGTACAACATTCACACAAATTACAAACCCCAAACAATATTTGCACATACTTTACAATGCATTCAATACATATGCATGTCATTTGTGAGGATCACATGGTCGCATCAATGATTTTGTGTATTTACAACTATGTGGTTATTAAATTGTGTCTTGAGATGTTTTTTGTGCCATTTCTGAAAGTCATACTGTTGATTCTGTGAAGACAACATTAGGACCACGTTTACTTTCTTAACAGCTGTTaaagggtagttcacccaaaaatgaaaattctaatattttgaagaatgttagtagcAACAGTTGCcgttagccattgacttccataaatTTTTTCCCCATGGATGCCAATGTCTACCAGCATCTGTTTGGTGTTTAAGGGTCTCATGCACAATTCATTAGTGgacattattttaaagagaaaaataattattcaaatgattgcataatcaaaatgtaataactttatcCATTTATGAAATGACTTCTGTATAAGCAAGGAAAATAATATCAACCAATAATGTCAAAACCTTCTTTTACACTAATCAAACACCAATGGATTTTGTCCTggttttcattatttatgaatATTCGGTTTTACTCAGGAATATGTTATCATTACAGATGTCGCAttgtgaatgctgtttgtgtACCTTTAATacataatttgtacattttgcacaaatactgaaaactgaaaaacagCACAGCTTAATTTCTTTGTCAGTTCAGCATCCACGTCTAAAGACTTCAAACTAAGGTCATctgaatgaaagaaaagaaagaaaatatcaaGATGTTTGACTGAGTTTAACACTTCTAGAGAGACGATgagataagagagagagagagagagaaagagagaggagcaTCCAATTGCAAGCTGTGCAGCAGAGGGGGGAAGGTTTTAATGAGGGATGataaaaacaatttgaaaattaGGGGTCACATTAAGATACTGATACTGGTTATTTCtggttattattaaatgtttagagGACATACATAGGCATTTCTAAATTATGGCTGCCCATAAAATCCACTGTctttaagagaatatatttggctcatgttttaattttacatgctGTTTTAAGAGCataagaaatataaattattatttattatggttatgtaataatgtaaaaaatgaattgataataaatatttataacgtatatatgtattttttatgagaATATCTGTTCATTCAgcagatttttgttttaaatgttctatTGAACCTGAAATGCTGAAATCCACTAGGTTTTATCCAAATATATCAAACcatttcaatcaataaaatataGATGTTCGTTTTGTCATGTATTGTGTATTTCAAGACGTCTGTCCGGTAGGTGTCAGTATATTCCGTCATGTTTACAGGAAGAAAGCTCACATGAGAGAAGAAGTGCGTCGCCTGGATACTGCACGAAGCTTGAGGATGTTCAACAGATTAGAAGGTTATTATCGTTTCCAGatcattttacacagttttgttGGGTTTGTTTTGCTTCAAGGTCTTTGGCTTCgtcttttcttgtttcttttgtaTATCCAGCAGTGTAATGATAGTAGTATGACGAATATCACGGGTGTCTTATGCTCGGAAGTATCACTATTTAGATAAATGCAAACAAGTTTGATtgttatttagaaataatttactTGCAGTGTGCCTGTCCTcatatattgtttgtgtgtgtgttttcgttTAATACATTAGTGTTATCATACATGTGTTAACGTTGTTGTTATCTGTGCGTGCGTGtccgtgtgtgcgtgcgtgcgtgtagATGCAGGAGGAGTGTGTGTCTTTGCAGGTGTGTGTCAGTGTGGTTGGAGCTCTGGAGTGTGTTGTCCGCCGGTGTCTCGGTCCAGACGGTGGAAGTGTTCTGTTCACACGAGACACAGGAGAATCTCTCATCAGCAGACACGGACGACGCCTTCTCAGCACACTCCAGCTGCAGCACCCCATGGCCAGGTctcttattttcaaaataaaaaatgcagtaaaaccagtatattttaaaatatgttttatttatgtgacgcaaagctgactttccagcatcattacttcagtcttccaTGTCTCCTTatacttcagaaattattctgatatgctgatttgctggaACATTCCTTATTAGTTTCAGtgctgaacacagttgtgctgattattattttgtggaaTAATCACAAATTtgattttaggattctttgatgtatagaaaattcaaaacagttttttttttttttgtaacaagtaAAAGCCTTTACTGCGACTTTTGATAACAgatctttaaaaacaatttactgccccaaaaaatgtaaacaattgtgtatatatgtgtataaatatacaAGCACAGTGGGTGAAGAAGAGAATCATccccctttaaaataacattttgttgctttgcagcctgaaatgaagacaggcacagtttttgttttattcagttttagttattctgGTGAAATTTATAACACCAACCAAGAtgtcagagaaaaaaagaagaaaaaaaaagacagattcaCTGGTCTGTTGGAAAAAAGATCACCTCCTTGTGTCAGTATTTGTCTCTATTAACTTTGAACATCTAGACTTCATTTGCTCATTCTTCactgcagaactgctcaagttcagttagaTTTGATGTTGAGTGTTTGTAGATTGTAGTCTTCGAGTCATTGATTTATGAAGGGTTCTAGTGCAAGTCTAGTGggctaaattaaaagaaatctcTGTGAggtaaatgtattcatatttaaaagtcaATACTATACAGCAGGTGTGCCCAACCGtgttcctggcgatcgactgtcctgcaaagtttagctccaatcctaatcaaacacacctgaagcaaccaattaaggtcttcaggctcacttaaaaattaaaggcaggtgtgtttgattagggttgaagccaaactttgcaggatagTCAATCGCCAGGaccagggttgggcacccctgctaTAGAGGAACTAAAGATtctatatgaattatatttttacatgaaaATGATGTGGATTTAATTAGCATTTATTATCTTTGTTCTTTAGGATGGTGTtggactgtgtgtgtgcacatgctaAAGCTACTGGAGACGGCACAAAATCATTCCTTCTCCTGCTGGCCGCGCTGTTACGAGGAATTCAGGACTCACACATGGAGCGCAAAGGATCTCTGAGCATCCCTAGTTTTCAAAATCTTGCTAATCGCCTGTTGGCTGTGAGCAGGAAGGAGTTGGAAGATGTCGTAACACACAAACTCACCCCATATGCCTCAATGTACTGTAGTCACCGTAGTTACAGACTGGAGGGCAGCATTCTTGATTTGTTGATCGGTGGGTTTATTTCTGGAAGAGTGGGGATCGGCCAGGCGGATGTACTGAAACGAGTCCTGTGCGAGTTCTACCACAAAGTCAGTCAAGATCAAAATGCAGTAGAAACGATCTCATTCATACAGTCACACTTCTCTTTTCTACATACGGCCGTGACAGGACTTCCTACTGCCTGCTCAGAGGTGATTGAAGGCCTGGTTGTGACCTGTGATTGGTCCGTGTGGACTGAACTGCAAGGACCAATAAAAGCACTAATTGTATATGAGAGTTTTGGAGCTTCCTTTGTCACTGTAGGTGAAAACATATCCGTGTGCATTCAGAAGGACTATCTGCACCGCTCGGAGAGCGTCATGAAGCAAAAGTTAGCAACTTTATTGGACTTACAGGTGGATGTGGTGCTGTCCTCCGTGAAGCAGCCAGAAAGAGTGTCACAGTGGGCTCGACTGAACCATGTTTCTTTACTTGAGTGTGTCGATTCAGCCCAGCTGGATTTTCTTTCACACATCTGCGCTGCAGAAACACTCTCTCATCCACCGCTTCAACACCTTGTGATGCTCAAGTACTGTAGACGTGTGCAACTCGGCGGGCATCGCTATGCCTGTCTGGGAACGTTTTTGCACATGCACACGCTTGTTCTTTGTGCACCAGCGCCGGGATTTCTTGaccagattgtgtgtgtgagccAAGGTGTGTTTGCAATGCTGCAACATCTATCTCAAAGCTTCTGTCAGACACTggcatctgaccaatcacagagtCCTTCTTCGGACCAGTCACAAAGTGTGCTTTCATCGCAAGACCTTTGGGGTGGTATTCTGCATGCAGGTGGAGTGCTTCCTGTTGGCGGCATGTTTGAGTTCTTGCTACATCATTTTTTGTTGAACGAACGTAACTCTTGTGACCCAGAGAGCTGTAAGCTTCTAGCAGAGGCTTTGCTGTGCTTGCCTAGAACGTTGTATTCTCACAATCACAGACGGTTTCTGAATATCCAGACACGTTTCTTGGATGATCTTAAGCAATGGGAAAAGACAAAAGAGAAAAGGTCAGAAATGCCTGAGTTGAAGTTTGGGTTTGGTTTCGGCGAGAGTTCTGTACCTTGTCTTGAGTCGGTCAGTGGGAAGAAGCAGCTGGTTGTTTCTGTCCTGCAGTGTTTGCACAGACTCTTATGTGTAGGGGCTATTTTACACACACGCTCTCCATTACGCACCGGCCCTCAAACACACtctgaggaggatgaggaggaggaggaagagaagctGAAGCGTTCAAATTCTACTCCGTCAACGGAGGGCTGATCTGTTTACAGTGGCCCTAAAAAGATTCTATTCTCAAGTCATGCATGTCTGAATGTCAAagcattgaataaaaaatataaaccagagttgcatctgcaaacaaatgctTCTCTCAAAAagccatgttttgtttttagttgtcTCAAGTTCACAAATCTGTCCTTGCAGAATAAACCACTTTAGTAGATCatcatattaattacatttaaagcctactttcctttttcatttatttttcttttaaaataaaagccacttgctttgatatttttatataaaaaagacattCAGGCATGTTTGAGAGTCCACATACTTGTttgatgtaatatatatttatctactgtatataaaattcAGTAATTGTTGTAACACCTTCATAGAATATACAAattgttttgaatatttaaatatagattcTAAATGCATTGTGTAATTTTCTAGAAACAAATATTAGGCATATTTGTAGTACAGTTATATTTGcagttaacatttataattagttttacaaaaaaaagttgttattgtTGTCTGATGTTTCTGacgagattactttttcactgaagaaagctaTATAGATtaatgactcatattttagccagaaacaaaggtttgaagttaaaagcatCATAACTATTGATCTGTTTCGGACAACACATAGTTTTTTATGTCATAAAAtgctaattgatggactggagtcaaaTGAATAACTTGATgattattgtgactttttatcggctgtttggattctcattctgacggcacccattcactgcagagaatccactgatgtgcaagtgatgaaatgctacatttaactgttctgaagaaacaaactcatctatgtGGGTGGCCTGAGGTTACCttttcatcaaattttcatttttttgggagtgaactatttctttaaataaaaatgaagactTGTTTAAATTCATCCCACAGCAATTATGTTCTGTGGAAATCAACAGCATGTAACAGCTTATCTTATATTTAACCCAGAATATGCTGATGTTGCTGGAGCATAAACCTAGTGACTCAAAAAAAAGTCTTTTGAGTCTTTGAAAAAGTCTCAAAGACCTCCAGGAAATGCAATGGATTGATGATCTTAACATAACAAGTCTCGGTTAGCCTAATGCAGTAcacaaatagaatagaaaaaatatagAACTAgcgtttttttaaagataaatagataaagtagaattaaaataaaatagaaagtgctagagttagagggtaaAAATAAAGATGGAACAGATTTTCCAAATTTTGCCTCATTTACCAGTTTGTGTAACTTCTTAAGCTCAACCAGCCTCTTACTAATATTCTGgtctgaattatatatatatattttccaaaaatatataaaaaatgtttctaaagATATGAATACAACTCTTCAAAACAACTCATAAAATTCATGTTGATATTTtttgtttggcttttttttttttttacgatgaatttaggcaaaaaaaataaaaaatatatattattcttaaaacaacaaataaatagtgCAGGATAGgttttcaaattattaaaatgcagtAACCCCAAGAAACCATCATGTTATTCAAGActcaattcattattatttaatgtcatgtattcaatgtgtttataaaaatgtcattGATTTTTACTTAATGAGTGCACTTGACCataattaaatattcagatattttTCAGAAACCAATGcagcatttttattaaatgtttttgtctacAAACAtgattcatgcatttttttaCCAAATTTGTAAAGTATTTCTCCTTTTCTTCATCTCTGACATCCTTGTGTGTTATTAGCCCAGGTGTACAGATATCCTAAAATATAATGACACATTACTTATGCGCTAATAGAGAACTGCTTATTGATTACTCAATTGATTAAACACAcactatttaatataatataatttgtaactcGTGACTCATAGCTGTTCTCACTCACGGCCTACAGTGTGCTATACATGCACACGTTTCCATGGGGACTGTAAAATCATCAGGAATGTGTCGTGACTACATtgcttatatgtgtgtgaaaCACACAACAAGCACCGTACTGATGTGTATCTTCACtatcacacacactcatattcaCGCTTCATAATCCTAAGAGGTTGTAACACACTTTCAAAATGAGAAGACAAGCAGTAAGAGTATAAAATATCAACCCAAGTTTATTCAGCTAGCACTTTTATGATGGGCATTCaagtaaaattttaattccaGATTTCTAAATGCATTTATAGGCCTACTGTGTATATGgaactaaaataaatgatttacacACAGCAGAAAGGAaactaagatatatatatatatatatatatatatatatatatatatatatatatatatatatatatatatatatatatatatatatatatatatatatatatatttctacataacagatttcttcttattatttcaGTGTTTGCTAATTTAATATCCAAGAAATTGCAAATGCAAATTTTAAGGTTCAAATTCGAGACATTAGATAACATGATGACattaatgtgtttcataaaagTGAAGTAGCCAGCAAACTCCTAGTATACACAGCCCAAGATCAGTCAGCCAATAGGAAATACTGTAGGATGAAGAGGGAGGGCCATAGTCCCACCCAGGGAACCAATCATATCCTGTAAAGAGAGACATCACAGTGTATGTGAGCAAGATTTATGTTTGAAAGGCGTCATACTGGTAAATGTATGCAAAGTGAATATAAATATGGAAATaagtataaaaacattaaattggtATGAAGATATTAAGATACTTGAAATATTCACATAATGACTGTCTGAAAAGCTACTTTTAAACAATATACAGTATTCTgtgaaatgtgctatacaaattaAATCGACTTGGCATTGTAGTGATGTACTGTTAAACTTACTAAATATACTGTGAATTTTGTTACATCTAAATTAATTGGTTTTATTCAAGCCAAATACATgattaaaaggggtcatatgatgcaatttcatgtttctctttttctttggCTTATTAAAGTGTGCATatagaagatctgtaaagtcacaaagattaaagtctcaaacccaaagagatattctttataaaagtgaaCACTCAGTCGCACTTTCCTAAAACGCCTAATTTAAACACTCCTCCACATGCCAAAGCGTGCCGTGCCGTACCGAACCTtaccgtaccatgcagtggaaaagcgccatatgtcactatgtgggaagatttgcataacactccCCAAATGtatatgcaaagaaagaaggcatgacttttattctcactgtaaaATTGACACTGTATGTTTCGTCGTGAAagctaaactactttgtttggtcttacAAAAGAaggcacaactagaaatcagtggttaagtcatatttacaacactgttgcaGAACAGTACAACCCAAATATTCGAGcatgtgcagcgcattttatctGGATTTTATCTGGATATCTGCATTTTAAGGGGCATAATgtttgttggtaacactttattttagggtctcttaactaggtgcttataagcatgcatattactagaatattatttatacttttattagtattaagtaagcacatattaatgccttattctacatgaccgtattctacatctctaatcctatccaatacctaaacttaacaactaccttactaactattaattagcagcaaattagtaaTTTATTCAAGAAAAAGTTGTAGCTAGTTGTGAATAAGTTTTcgctattctaaagtgttattgttttttagcaacgtcatatgactgactacattgtaaaaaaaaaagataatttgagtATGCTTTACAAGACTCAAATTTCACATATAATTACATTTGCTTGCTGTTTCATTGTATTTAATTGTGAAATCTaatagcaaacacacacacattaaaaaagagaAAGGTCTGACTTTGAATGCTGTCATTATCACTTCATGTCTTCTTGAATATCTGTTTATAGAAGGTGTGAAAAGATAAACCCAAGTTGTTTCATTCTGTTTCtttgatgttttattgtgaaagcTCTTACTACAGACGTTGTCTCGGCAGATCTCTGACCCACAACCACTGCAGGCCACACCTGCTATACTTGGAGTTACACCATGAACATTTCCCCTGTAAAGGCGCATGTTAcagtaacattaataaacatcacCACAAGAGGCAGACATAGTGATATTTTGACCTGCACTGAACTTTACTGTATCATTGCAAGTATAAATCAAGCAAAAACTTTACAAAATTCTAGAATTTCCCTCATTACCACCATAGATATAAGGTGGATGTGTTCCTATAATATTCAGAATAATGGTAaatatatacactctaaaaataaGGGTTCTTAAATGGCATCAATaattccatgaagaacctttaacatccacaaAACCATGTAAACAGTTCTTTATAGTAGGTAAAAGGGTtcttagattattaaaatgttcttcacatttaaaaaaaaaggctctTTATGGAACTGTACACTGAACGGTTCTTTGGGAAACCCTAAAAATTGTTCTTCTGTTGCATTGCTGTGggcaaaacacacactcaaaataAGTGTGtatatgtgacgagtggggcggggcaaaTATAAAGTCTTAACTTACGTGTCTCCGTAGTTGCAAACAAAAATAGTGGATTCTGGGTTAGTGGAGAAGTTTTCGATTCCTTTATTGCACACATTTACAGCACAGCCCAGCTTAAAGCTTGTAGACCACATTAACTGAAACATACAATGTGCACAAATCCATAAGGCTGATAAACAAAGGTTTCTTTGCTATACAATATTCACAGTTGAACATACCTGTGCATAGTGGCCACACAAGCGTGAGCAGTTGTTATTTTTGAGTGAGTAAGCTCCTTTTCTGCTCCATCCGTGTATGGCGTTCTCCACTGAGAAGGCTGAAAACGGAGCCCCCAGCCAGATGTTCTCACCCATCCACCCGAACAGCGGGTGCCCGAAATGTGCCAGCCCAGGGTGATGAGAGGCTTTACAGTGTCTTGCTCGGTCTCTTGCACCCTTGGCCAATCCATTATCCCAGGACTgtagacaaacacacaaacaacaatCCAAATCAATTTGAATTACAAAACACGATatgacttaaaggggtcatatgatgcgatttcatgttttcctttctctttggtgtgttacaagctcttggtgcataatgaagatctgtaaggttgcaaagactaaagttttaaatacaaagagatattctttataaattctaaaatcatgcatttcagacgcctttatccaaagcaacttacagtgcattcaggctatcagtttttacctaacatgtgttgcctgggaattgaacccacaaccttgtgctgctaaagcaatgctcttgagccacaggaacacttataaaagtttagactcatccacaccctcctaaaatggctcgttctaacacgcccccacataccTCAATATGTGTGAAGATTTGCGTAACGCCGCCCAGATGTTCTTCCAAAGAAAGAAGGAGTGCATTTAATTttcgttgtagtattgttgttgtcaCCGCCACCATGTCGTAAAGacactgtgtgttttgttgtgaaagcaaaactactttgtttggccctccaaaagaggacgatatctgCTTCTTCATGCCTGGAGCTAATCCGTGCtgttcgctgaggaaatacatcaacctTGCACTGTGGATCACCGGATCGGCTTTCACCATGGACGAAGCGGAGTTTCATTGAGAAAGTAAaactaggctatatatatatacatatatataccaaataatgttctttttagtggcatcatatgacccctttaagatacgACTAACAGGATTGAATGAACAAGTGCCACTAAAACCTACATTTAAGCCCCATTCTCACCAAAAACCTTAACTATAATGTCCACatcaatggggaaaaaaaaggttttgcttGCTATAAACGTGTGCTGCAGTTTTGTCGCCACTACACGATCCAGCTATTTaaagcaggattgattctgattggctgtccatgtttttatcattcatcacctaaaaaaaaatgttctgaaagtgattctaaCAATATCGTTCCTTTTTGCCGTTTTCATTATAGTTATGAATCACTTACCTATTCTCAAATTATTAGACCGATTAATaagtaaagttttaataattcaaattatttgcgaaaAGGTAAGGACAACGGGCCATTAGAATTAAATCTGTAACTGAATAACCAACTTTGTTTATTCCATGTTAAaatatggatttttaacaaattCAACTACAATAACTTAtatttacaacattaaaaaaacaggttattaaataaaaaaaataaaaataaacacaattcatATGATCATTGATGGAGAAATATCTGAGAATATCCTTCCAGAACTCTCTTCAGGCACCATCCCAATCAACAagattctttgttttcttttcattcttcCCCTTACAAAATAGGTGCAGATCAATACAAACACAATAGGGAGCCTAGTAATATCTTTATTGCCATAGCAACCACAATGATtgttgtacatattttttttaaactgaaaccAAATACTCTGAGACAAAAACAAATGGCATGCTGTTATTGAAGCGAAATATTACCACgagcatttaaaatgtgaaacacTGAGACAATgggtaaacacacacagatgaagatGAACGTGACTAAACAACATGCTAACTGCGTGAATGATTATGAACACATAAATACTATCAGAAATGATTAATCTAAAGCGAAACACCAAACACCTGCGTCCTGAGCACCTGTCTTACCATTGAGCGCGAGCTGGCCGCAGGTGGAGTGGTGCGCGAGCGCTGCGCGTTATGTGCCAGCACACACCTGCGGATGAACTCCGGTTCCGTTATTTCCGGTAAGAGAGACAGAACGCCGCAGGAGCCGTACAGAAGCACCGATATCCGTAAGAGAAGACCGCCGAGAGAGTCCATAGCAGGAGCTATGCTTCGATCTAGATAAATGAGTCAATGGAGCATCACTACAGGAGACGCGCTGACCTGTGCGTCATGGTGCCGTGGATTTGCCcactctctctcaccctctctctttctctgtctgtcgcTGTCTTTCtgcgtctgtctgtccgtctttctTCGCACAGGGAGCTTTTTAAAGGACTAAAGTTGAACAGCCCACCGTGTCACGAAAAAATAAGATGCGCGTGACTCTACGTCTTCATCCCTCACGCACAAGTtcacgcgcacgcacgcacacttgttcaaatataaattaaagcgTAC from Carassius auratus strain Wakin unplaced genomic scaffold, ASM336829v1 scaf_tig00217246, whole genome shotgun sequence carries:
- the LOC113100331 gene encoding Bardet-Biedl syndrome 10 protein-like, whose product is MQEECVSLQVCVSVVGALECVVRRCLGPDGGSVLFTRDTGESLISRHGRRLLSTLQLQHPMARMVLDCVCAHAKATGDGTKSFLLLLAALLRGIQDSHMERKGSLSIPSFQNLANRLLAVSRKELEDVVTHKLTPYASMYCSHRSYRLEGSILDLLIGGFISGRVGIGQADVLKRVLCEFYHKVSQDQNAVETISFIQSHFSFLHTAVTGLPTACSEVIEGLVVTCDWSVWTELQGPIKALIVYESFGASFVTVGENISVCIQKDYLHRSESVMKQKLATLLDLQVDVVLSSVKQPERVSQWARLNHVSLLECVDSAQLDFLSHICAAETLSHPPLQHLVMLKYCRRVQLGGHRYACLGTFLHMHTLVLCAPAPGFLDQIVCVSQGVFAMLQHLSQSFCQTLASDQSQSPSSDQSQSVLSSQDLWGGILHAGGVLPVGGMFEFLLHHFLLNERNSCDPESCKLLAEALLCLPRTLYSHNHRRFLNIQTRFLDDLKQWEKTKEKRSEMPELKFGFGFGESSVPCLESVSGKKQLVVSVLQCLHRLLCVGAILHTRSPLRTGPQTHSEEDEEEEEEKLKRSNSTPSTEG
- the LOC113100324 gene encoding GLIPR1-like protein 1; its protein translation is MDSLGGLLLRISVLLYGSCGVLSLLPEITEPEFIRRCVLAHNAQRSRTTPPAASSRSMSWDNGLAKGARDRARHCKASHHPGLAHFGHPLFGWMGENIWLGAPFSAFSVENAIHGWSRKGAYSLKNNNCSRLCGHYAQLMWSTSFKLGCAVNVCNKGIENFSTNPESTIFVCNYGDTGNVHGVTPSIAGVACSGCGSEICRDNVCRYDWFPGWDYGPPSSSYSISYWLTDLGLCILGVCWLLHFYETH